One genomic window of Corallococcus caeni includes the following:
- a CDS encoding TIGR02266 family protein — translation MNTKLDGPVEPDPYMNRRAEERVAARFEVRFEQAEDAARALRAYSLNLSAGGLCLRTRKSYDVGSQVRLAMVVDGEEFHLTGIVAWVRDEAEAIGVRFIDVSEEDHERLRRVIASFKR, via the coding sequence ATGAACACGAAGTTGGATGGGCCGGTGGAGCCAGACCCGTACATGAACCGCCGCGCCGAGGAGCGCGTGGCGGCGCGGTTCGAGGTGCGCTTCGAGCAGGCGGAGGACGCGGCGCGTGCGCTGCGGGCCTACTCGCTGAACCTGTCCGCCGGTGGGCTGTGCCTGCGCACGCGCAAGTCCTACGACGTGGGCTCGCAGGTGCGGCTGGCCATGGTGGTGGACGGCGAGGAGTTCCACCTCACCGGCATCGTCGCCTGGGTGCGCGACGAGGCGGAGGCCATCGGCGTGCGCTTCATCGACGTGAGCGAAGAGGACCACGAGCGCCTGCGCCGCGTCATCGCGAGCTTCAAGCGCTGA
- a CDS encoding GNAT family N-acetyltransferase, producing MAQLLRELGYPQGTDQQTVHWVISHPEIEIFVAGDPQDRAVGMVSFSHRPQLRLRGRVATVDELVVSEGWRRRGVGRALLAQVAQRGKVLSVKQLQLIAPINVTDETRAFYRACGYVEGDSGVFRHAEYEQPQK from the coding sequence ATGGCCCAGCTGCTGCGCGAGCTGGGCTACCCCCAGGGCACCGACCAGCAGACGGTGCACTGGGTCATCAGCCATCCGGAGATTGAGATCTTCGTCGCGGGAGATCCGCAGGACCGCGCGGTGGGCATGGTGTCCTTTTCCCACCGGCCCCAGCTGCGGCTGCGCGGGCGCGTGGCCACCGTGGACGAGCTCGTCGTGTCCGAGGGCTGGCGCCGCCGGGGCGTGGGCCGCGCGCTGCTCGCGCAGGTGGCCCAGCGCGGCAAGGTGCTGAGCGTGAAGCAGCTCCAGCTCATCGCCCCCATCAACGTCACCGACGAGACGCGCGCCTTCTACCGCGCGTGCGGCTACGTGGAGGGTGACTCCGGGGTGTTCCGCCACGCGGAGTACGAGCAGCCCCAGAAGTAG
- a CDS encoding alpha-ketoacid dehydrogenase subunit beta, producing MANMAQAIRMALHYAEENLGVTDIFGEDVGAPLGGVFTCTQGLKTAWNSPLDERGIIGTAMGLAMAGNRPVAEIQFCDYIYNTIDLLKLAGNTHWATNGDWAMPMVVRTPVGSGIRGSLYHSHSFDATMTHIPGWKIVMPSTPLDAYGLLISACQDPNPVMFLEPKALLRVKGEERIPGEPEDDRALSKMIDAPLGDRSQWKPQWPTLEAFAVPIGKGKVVREGTQATVISYGRTMPLCIKAAAQLAEEGLSVEVIDLRSLWPYDWELIKASVQKTGRVLYVNEDTEVTNFGEHLVRRTVEELFYSLLAPPRLVAGKFIPGIGLADALEMASVPQQNDITTALRNLCREQP from the coding sequence ATGGCGAACATGGCACAGGCCATCCGCATGGCCCTGCACTACGCGGAAGAGAACCTGGGCGTCACCGACATCTTCGGCGAGGACGTGGGCGCCCCGCTGGGCGGCGTCTTCACCTGCACGCAGGGCCTGAAGACGGCGTGGAACAGCCCCCTGGACGAGCGCGGCATCATCGGCACGGCCATGGGCCTGGCGATGGCAGGCAACCGTCCCGTCGCGGAGATCCAGTTCTGCGACTACATCTACAACACCATCGACCTGCTCAAGCTCGCGGGCAACACGCACTGGGCGACGAACGGTGACTGGGCCATGCCCATGGTGGTGCGCACGCCCGTGGGCAGCGGCATCCGCGGGTCGCTGTACCACTCGCATTCGTTCGACGCGACGATGACGCACATCCCGGGCTGGAAGATCGTCATGCCCTCCACGCCGCTGGACGCGTACGGCCTGCTCATCTCCGCCTGCCAGGACCCCAACCCCGTCATGTTCCTGGAGCCCAAGGCGCTCTTGCGCGTGAAGGGCGAGGAGCGCATCCCGGGCGAGCCCGAGGACGACCGCGCGCTGTCGAAGATGATCGACGCGCCGCTGGGTGACCGCTCGCAGTGGAAGCCCCAGTGGCCCACGCTGGAGGCGTTCGCGGTCCCCATCGGCAAGGGCAAGGTGGTGCGCGAGGGCACCCAGGCCACCGTCATCAGCTACGGCCGCACGATGCCCCTGTGCATCAAGGCCGCGGCACAGCTGGCGGAGGAAGGCCTGAGCGTGGAGGTCATCGACCTGCGCTCGCTCTGGCCTTACGACTGGGAGCTCATCAAGGCCTCCGTCCAGAAGACGGGCCGCGTGCTCTACGTCAACGAGGACACCGAGGTGACGAACTTCGGCGAGCACCTGGTCCGGCGCACCGTGGAGGAGCTGTTCTACTCGCTGCTCGCGCCTCCCCGGCTGGTCGCCGGCAAGTTCATCCCGGGCATCGGCCTGGCGGACGCGCTGGAGATGGCGTCGGTGCCGCAGCAGAACGACATCACCACCGCCCTGCGCAACCTCTGCCGCGAGCAGCCGTAA
- a CDS encoding thiamine pyrophosphate-dependent dehydrogenase E1 component subunit alpha, which translates to MSRPRLIKENSAPLSLAREQLIRIHDLMVKARVLEERLIQMYKQGHGYFWIGGPGEEAFNVPLGMLMKVGEGPAYDYLHAHYRQSATLLAMGEEPIGALRQMKNTATDPYSGGRNFAGHFSRRSKNIAPVTSPIEVQYAIAPGTAMAQKRHGGDAITIVTGGDAGTAEGDFASCLIWSSRPANPLPILIIVTNNKWGISTTSDGQHGETNISDRARAFNIQAKTINGNDPVESYQELQAAMEYVRKERKPFFIEARVSRLYGHSSASGANFVNEEQDCLRLFEARLEQEGVLDRKQMDDVRNRYTEELAAAARTVRDEPQPSGDSIWEHIYAEKK; encoded by the coding sequence GTGTCACGGCCCCGGTTGATCAAAGAAAACTCCGCGCCGCTTTCGCTCGCCCGAGAGCAGCTCATCCGCATCCATGACCTGATGGTGAAGGCGCGCGTCCTGGAGGAGCGCCTGATCCAGATGTACAAGCAGGGCCACGGCTACTTCTGGATTGGCGGCCCCGGTGAGGAGGCGTTCAACGTCCCCCTGGGCATGCTCATGAAGGTGGGCGAGGGCCCGGCCTACGACTACCTGCACGCGCACTACCGCCAGTCCGCGACGCTGCTGGCCATGGGCGAGGAGCCCATCGGGGCGCTGCGGCAGATGAAGAACACGGCCACGGACCCCTACTCCGGCGGCCGCAACTTCGCGGGCCACTTCAGCCGGCGCTCGAAGAACATCGCGCCGGTCACCTCCCCCATCGAGGTGCAGTACGCCATCGCGCCGGGCACGGCCATGGCCCAGAAGCGCCACGGCGGCGACGCCATCACCATCGTCACCGGCGGCGACGCGGGCACGGCCGAGGGCGACTTCGCCAGCTGCCTCATCTGGAGCAGCCGCCCGGCCAACCCGCTGCCCATCCTGATCATCGTCACCAACAACAAGTGGGGCATCTCCACCACTTCGGACGGCCAGCACGGCGAGACGAACATCAGCGACCGCGCGCGCGCCTTCAACATCCAGGCGAAGACCATCAACGGCAATGATCCGGTGGAGTCCTACCAGGAGCTCCAGGCCGCGATGGAGTACGTGCGCAAGGAGCGCAAGCCCTTCTTCATTGAAGCGCGCGTGTCGCGCCTGTACGGGCACTCGTCCGCGTCAGGCGCCAACTTCGTGAACGAGGAGCAGGACTGCCTGCGCCTGTTCGAGGCGCGGCTGGAGCAGGAGGGCGTGCTCGACCGCAAGCAGATGGACGACGTGCGCAACCGCTACACGGAGGAGCTGGCCGCCGCGGCGCGCACCGTGCGTGACGAGCCGCAGCCCTCGGGCGACTCCATCTGGGAACACATCTACGCGGAGAAGAAATAA
- a CDS encoding PP2C family protein-serine/threonine phosphatase — MSRTNTRLDPAPESPDAPDDAGPGTPPPPPEYTGTHSRDLTALRGENTATRMTGTLGLPATEPTSTVIAPMEAGELPNVAAIRGLRLDQLLLLTTGALVIVIVGLLAALSAKTTEAQLTATSDRFTQRLQSQARELGQTVSHTLALTSATSLRDNNYAFLTEVARSIIADNRNILRVQMFDADGQLVADSDPAAKLGESSGGRTAERRWASAFFQGQPVFEFQEPLDYGSQGGKGVVVISYSLEDLQKQLHELEETNRAAVRANTLRIVGLGVGFVVLAGVLAAFQSRRITKPLGVLTHRVMQLAAGDLGARAGTAPGAGREVTTLGVVFNHMAERIKVLLEDVRAKAQLEREVSLARTVQETLLPGREAVTVGPLRLAGLVVPADACGGDWWFRAALDDRRVVIGIGDVTGHGLSTSLVATSATSGFASAMTLREPSQVHAQMLITALNVTLANVGRGEHQMSSALAVIDVYSGSIDYAAGAHPAAAIYNRNTRQMASLPARGPLLGANVASQFTSRQAQLSPGDIIVWYTDGLTEARDGANRLYGTQRLAAALQTHAHLPADALRDALLADVRAYSAGQPQRDDITVIVAEFSPAPSP, encoded by the coding sequence TTGTCCCGTACGAATACGCGCCTCGACCCTGCCCCTGAGTCCCCTGACGCGCCTGACGACGCAGGGCCCGGCACTCCGCCCCCTCCGCCGGAGTACACGGGCACCCACTCCCGGGACCTCACCGCCCTGCGCGGGGAGAACACGGCCACCCGGATGACCGGGACGCTGGGGCTGCCGGCCACGGAGCCCACGAGCACGGTCATCGCGCCCATGGAGGCCGGCGAGCTGCCCAACGTGGCGGCCATCCGCGGCCTCCGCCTGGATCAGCTGCTGCTGCTCACCACGGGCGCGCTGGTCATCGTCATCGTGGGCCTGCTGGCCGCGCTGTCGGCGAAGACGACGGAGGCGCAGCTCACCGCGACGTCGGACCGCTTCACGCAGCGGCTCCAGTCCCAGGCGCGCGAGCTGGGCCAGACGGTGAGCCACACGCTGGCGCTCACCTCCGCCACCAGCCTGCGCGACAACAACTATGCGTTCCTCACGGAGGTCGCGCGCTCCATCATCGCGGACAACCGCAACATCCTGCGCGTGCAGATGTTCGACGCGGACGGGCAGCTCGTCGCGGACAGCGACCCGGCCGCGAAGCTGGGCGAGTCCTCCGGGGGCCGCACCGCGGAGCGCCGCTGGGCCAGCGCCTTCTTCCAGGGCCAGCCCGTCTTCGAGTTCCAGGAGCCGCTCGACTACGGCTCGCAGGGCGGCAAGGGCGTGGTCGTCATCAGCTACTCGCTGGAGGACCTGCAGAAGCAGCTGCACGAGCTGGAGGAGACCAACCGCGCCGCGGTGCGCGCCAACACGCTGCGCATCGTGGGATTGGGCGTGGGCTTCGTGGTGCTGGCCGGCGTGCTGGCCGCCTTCCAGAGCCGCCGCATCACCAAGCCGCTGGGCGTGCTCACCCACCGCGTGATGCAACTGGCCGCCGGTGACCTGGGCGCGCGCGCGGGCACGGCGCCGGGCGCGGGCCGCGAGGTGACGACGTTGGGCGTGGTGTTCAACCACATGGCGGAGCGCATCAAGGTCCTGCTGGAGGACGTGCGCGCCAAGGCGCAGCTGGAGCGCGAGGTGTCGCTCGCGCGCACCGTGCAGGAGACGCTCCTGCCGGGCCGCGAGGCCGTGACGGTGGGCCCGCTGCGGCTGGCCGGACTGGTGGTGCCCGCGGACGCGTGCGGCGGCGACTGGTGGTTCCGCGCCGCGCTGGACGACCGGCGCGTGGTCATCGGCATCGGGGACGTGACGGGCCACGGCCTGTCCACGTCGCTGGTCGCCACCAGCGCCACCAGCGGCTTCGCCTCCGCGATGACGCTGCGCGAGCCGTCGCAGGTGCACGCGCAGATGCTCATCACCGCGCTCAACGTGACGCTGGCCAACGTGGGCCGCGGCGAGCACCAGATGTCCAGCGCGCTCGCGGTCATCGACGTGTACAGCGGCAGCATCGACTACGCGGCGGGCGCCCACCCGGCCGCGGCCATCTACAACCGCAACACGCGGCAGATGGCGTCCCTGCCGGCGCGCGGCCCGCTGCTGGGCGCGAACGTCGCCTCGCAGTTCACGTCGCGCCAGGCGCAGCTGAGCCCCGGCGACATCATCGTCTGGTACACGGACGGCCTCACCGAGGCGCGCGACGGCGCCAACCGCCTCTACGGCACGCAGCGCCTGGCCGCCGCGCTCCAGACCCACGCCCACCTCCCCGCCGACGCCCTTCGCGACGCGCTCCTCGCGGACGTGCGCGCGTACAGCGCCGGCCAGCCCCAGCGCGACGACATCACCGTCATCGTCGCCGAATTCAGCCCCGCCCCCTCGCCGTGA
- a CDS encoding tetratricopeptide repeat protein, with translation MRPFIRSPRRVSTALALLATLAGPPTALAQFRPPPATEAQRMTEQGEQSLVSANAALAKGDKKEAEEKFKKALQLFEQALTQEPQSVYAAAGLGSAANALQDFQRTVARVAPVFAQNPSELSLAYPLGTAYFKLRRFAEAVPVLEQVAAADQPDHLIVHYYLASYYLYVQDGNRAVTRLQRYLALRPEKLAGNDFQIHELLGKAHLIRRDAVAARASFEKAQAGRAESATAQIGLAAVLELEGRVPEARALLERLVTKYPQVAEPKERLARQYLAAGDVPRADIQATALMKLGSTPAAHLLLGDVRLAQKQPAQAEAEFRKVLELQPGLLMGQIAVGKALQAQARHEEAIQFLESAVKSGGGSLELWATLGSVNRRAGRYQRAVEVHRRVVEMAPRQALGWMLLGADHFATGQWDQAIEDYGSALQVEPGHPGAKQWLARALAHRARDRAGTQRLDDAVRDLRRAYDLDRSVAMARRLGAALLDSHQYAEARKVMEGAVTLPGATWREHLLLGYSRLGSGDAQAALAAFTQSGESTQEPDQRAEASAGAALAEVELGQVDAAVQRLTDAGPSKTASKVAEANLPRVLVRRALAKLESGDAAAANRDLDAVDRLGTGKRADLAKLATFARALTRAEEGRFAEASAGLKRSLTPAPEWAWPNTRALADAWVLYRQGKVAPSRKLLTAAQKKPMPGQPKWMGNLTGALLRREAALAYASGNMKASEKALKAALAATPDDALVQHNLACVDWRQGDAASALATWKRLETAVPVASLNLGIDAQERRHEPAEAVDAWRRYLASGAGSRAAQVREWKDRLQGLYGLGDAQGATPATGVAEETP, from the coding sequence ATGCGCCCATTTATCCGCTCCCCGCGCCGCGTCTCCACCGCGCTCGCCCTGCTGGCCACCCTGGCCGGCCCGCCGACGGCGCTCGCCCAGTTCCGCCCGCCGCCCGCCACCGAGGCGCAGCGCATGACGGAGCAGGGAGAGCAGTCGCTCGTGTCCGCCAACGCCGCCCTCGCCAAGGGCGACAAGAAGGAGGCGGAGGAGAAGTTCAAGAAGGCGCTCCAGCTCTTCGAGCAGGCGCTCACGCAGGAGCCGCAGTCCGTGTACGCCGCCGCGGGCCTGGGCAGCGCCGCAAACGCGCTCCAGGACTTCCAGCGCACGGTGGCGCGCGTTGCGCCGGTGTTCGCGCAGAACCCGTCGGAGCTGTCGCTCGCGTACCCGCTGGGCACCGCGTACTTCAAGCTGCGCCGCTTCGCGGAGGCCGTGCCGGTGCTGGAGCAGGTGGCCGCCGCGGATCAGCCCGACCACCTCATCGTCCACTACTACCTGGCCAGCTACTACCTCTACGTCCAGGACGGGAACCGCGCCGTGACGCGGCTGCAGCGCTACCTGGCGCTGCGCCCGGAGAAGCTCGCGGGCAACGACTTCCAGATCCACGAGCTGCTGGGCAAGGCGCACCTCATCCGCCGCGACGCCGTCGCCGCGCGCGCCTCGTTCGAGAAGGCGCAGGCCGGCCGCGCCGAGTCCGCGACCGCGCAGATTGGCCTCGCCGCCGTGCTGGAGCTGGAGGGCCGCGTGCCGGAGGCCCGCGCGCTCTTGGAGCGGCTGGTGACGAAGTACCCGCAGGTGGCGGAGCCGAAGGAGCGCCTCGCGCGCCAGTACCTCGCCGCGGGCGACGTGCCGCGCGCGGACATCCAGGCCACCGCCCTGATGAAGCTGGGCTCCACGCCCGCCGCGCACCTGTTGCTGGGTGACGTGCGGCTCGCGCAGAAGCAGCCCGCGCAGGCGGAGGCGGAGTTCCGCAAGGTGCTGGAGCTGCAGCCGGGCCTGCTCATGGGGCAGATCGCCGTGGGCAAGGCGCTCCAGGCGCAGGCGCGCCACGAGGAGGCCATCCAGTTCCTGGAGTCCGCCGTGAAGTCGGGCGGCGGCAGCCTGGAGCTGTGGGCGACGCTGGGCTCCGTCAACCGCCGCGCCGGCCGCTACCAGCGCGCGGTGGAGGTGCACCGGCGCGTGGTGGAGATGGCCCCGCGCCAGGCGCTGGGCTGGATGCTGCTGGGCGCGGATCACTTCGCCACCGGCCAGTGGGACCAGGCCATCGAGGACTACGGCAGCGCGCTCCAGGTCGAACCCGGCCACCCCGGCGCCAAGCAGTGGCTGGCCCGGGCACTGGCGCACCGCGCACGTGACCGCGCCGGCACGCAGCGCCTGGACGACGCCGTGCGCGACCTGCGCCGGGCGTACGACCTGGACCGCTCCGTGGCCATGGCCCGCCGCCTGGGCGCGGCGCTGCTGGACAGCCACCAGTACGCGGAGGCCCGCAAGGTGATGGAGGGCGCGGTGACGCTGCCGGGCGCGACCTGGCGCGAGCACCTGCTCCTGGGCTACTCGCGGCTGGGCAGCGGCGACGCGCAGGCCGCGCTCGCCGCGTTCACCCAGTCCGGTGAGTCCACGCAGGAGCCGGATCAGCGCGCGGAGGCGTCCGCGGGCGCCGCGCTCGCGGAGGTGGAGCTGGGTCAGGTGGACGCCGCCGTGCAGCGGCTGACGGACGCGGGGCCCTCCAAGACGGCCTCGAAGGTGGCGGAGGCGAACCTGCCGCGCGTGCTGGTGCGCCGGGCCCTGGCGAAGCTGGAGTCCGGAGACGCGGCCGCCGCGAACCGGGACCTGGACGCGGTGGACCGCCTGGGCACCGGCAAGCGCGCGGACCTGGCGAAGCTGGCCACCTTCGCCCGGGCGCTCACGCGCGCGGAGGAGGGCCGGTTCGCGGAGGCCTCCGCGGGCCTCAAGCGCTCGCTCACCCCGGCGCCGGAGTGGGCGTGGCCCAACACGCGCGCGCTCGCGGACGCGTGGGTGCTCTACCGCCAGGGCAAGGTCGCGCCCTCGCGCAAGCTGCTCACCGCCGCGCAGAAGAAGCCCATGCCCGGACAGCCGAAGTGGATGGGCAACCTCACCGGCGCGCTGCTGCGCCGCGAGGCCGCGCTCGCCTACGCCTCCGGCAACATGAAGGCGTCGGAGAAGGCGCTGAAGGCCGCGCTCGCCGCGACGCCCGACGACGCGCTGGTGCAGCACAACCTGGCGTGCGTGGACTGGCGCCAGGGCGACGCGGCCTCCGCGCTCGCGACGTGGAAGCGCCTGGAGACCGCCGTGCCCGTCGCCTCGCTCAACCTGGGCATCGACGCGCAGGAGCGCCGGCACGAACCCGCCGAGGCCGTGGACGCCTGGCGCCGCTACCTGGCCTCCGGCGCGGGCTCCCGCGCCGCCCAGGTGCGTGAATGGAAGGACCGCTTGCAGGGCCTCTATGGACTGGGTGACGCGCAGGGCGCCACGCCGGCCACCGGGGTCGCGGAGGAGACGCCGTGA
- a CDS encoding PhnD/SsuA/transferrin family substrate-binding protein produces the protein MKTPSLVARWSLLLAAVLFVAIPASAAPKKATLGVFLATTLSDGQERFQYAEALAQKLEASLGRPVAAKSFGRYEDFSKAVGEGQIDFAVVDGWAAVQLGAKAQAVAYAPRAGETQQRWAIISTQKGSVKDLAGKRMALVKGAGPADPKFVSHVVLGGDLDAQKHFKLVPVPNVESAVKMLEAKGAEAALVPVAHVPRDMRVLFKSARVPGAVLVDLKGGGDALSQALSAVGVVAPFDAFARIQGREFEDFRKLVTQGPPRRQPVLADAPDLRVETPVLVQSESLGPALPPFADDLAVSAEQPDD, from the coding sequence GTGAAGACGCCATCCCTTGTCGCGCGGTGGAGCCTCCTGCTCGCCGCCGTGTTGTTCGTCGCCATCCCCGCGTCCGCCGCGCCGAAGAAGGCCACGCTGGGCGTGTTCCTCGCCACCACGCTGTCGGACGGCCAGGAGCGCTTCCAGTACGCGGAGGCCCTGGCCCAGAAGCTGGAGGCCAGCCTGGGCCGCCCCGTCGCCGCCAAGAGCTTCGGCCGCTACGAGGACTTCTCCAAGGCGGTGGGGGAGGGGCAGATCGACTTCGCCGTGGTGGACGGCTGGGCCGCGGTGCAGCTGGGCGCCAAGGCGCAGGCCGTGGCGTACGCGCCGCGCGCCGGTGAGACGCAGCAGCGCTGGGCCATCATCTCCACCCAGAAGGGCAGCGTGAAGGACCTCGCCGGCAAGCGCATGGCGCTGGTCAAGGGCGCGGGCCCCGCGGACCCCAAGTTCGTCTCCCACGTCGTGCTGGGCGGCGACCTGGATGCCCAGAAGCACTTCAAGCTGGTGCCGGTGCCCAACGTGGAGTCGGCGGTGAAGATGCTGGAGGCCAAGGGCGCGGAGGCCGCGCTCGTGCCGGTGGCGCACGTGCCCAGGGACATGCGGGTGCTCTTCAAGAGCGCCCGGGTGCCGGGCGCCGTGCTGGTGGACCTGAAGGGCGGGGGGGACGCGCTGTCCCAGGCCCTGTCCGCCGTGGGGGTGGTGGCCCCGTTCGACGCCTTCGCCCGCATCCAGGGCCGCGAGTTCGAGGACTTCCGCAAGCTCGTCACCCAGGGCCCCCCGCGCCGCCAGCCCGTCCTCGCGGACGCACCCGACCTGCGGGTGGAGACGCCCGTGCTGGTGCAGTCGGAGTCGCTGGGTCCCGCGCTGCCGCCCTTCGCGGACGACCTGGCCGTGTCCGCTGAACAGCCGGATGACTGA
- a CDS encoding TonB-dependent receptor domain-containing protein, with the protein MDSTEYGGPRTNAVKGFAGRLNARACLTLVVCALSLFVVETARAQEAQDPAPKTRTKASRKRAATTPGTKAATPGAKSAAPGTKPPRTAKTRRGAKTPPPPVEPEPIPGEDPAAQEPVLATEPPPAQPAPVAGPAVGPSVADPMPVASPGTPASTSPYDGPLTSDIPSNPQPAPALGAGAMLPASQPRTADNVPDRAPFTQPTSDRALPPPSSLSGLDGPDLGGGDDLEKNINLALSEAVVTTASKRSQRISDVPLTVSWIPAEELEGTGQFSLCEAIQYFPGMECRRGSMRKAAVSARGLGSNYLSNRLLLLKDGRPLTDPWTGQFYADETTPMTNLKQVEVIRGPGSSLYGSNAFSGVINIIERQPADLIAKGQNVGADARILAGQDKTWRLQTNVAGRGGPVEALLGYYGFGSDGPQLFNNQQLGQTDTNEDSLVHQVNGKVRVGPLALDADFTDGNIGRPGGQNISTVGNCGRCHYTAQDNEHVQNLNAALQLDQQVTDNVRVFAQAYTFFKRRNVTLENEITGALEDTLGKRSRLGGEARALFSLDKLSVTVGGDVKADQVNNQNVLPGLTLDDTKQTILGGFVDAEYRITDRVVVGAGARYDSYQIPSKVWEAKTDQVSPRASVVFHAIPELLTLRTNYGRAFRAPTLAELAINQQMYAATLLGNPALRAETLDTVEAAVDFWPFDRKVRLTGTGFYNRARNFINQELLFGSTSQFKNLGDARVAGFEAEAAAQVPSLNSSFDVAYQFLDAQALPVGGGASYPLDYAPSHRVYLRGRTNIGKFAFVELYGLFVGPRFDPGFVVDENAGTTTRVKLPSYITATARVGFNVHERVAVSLLGTNLFNAKYEESHGFPAPPLGVFTEVRLHY; encoded by the coding sequence ATGGACTCGACTGAGTACGGTGGGCCGCGCACCAACGCGGTGAAGGGGTTTGCCGGCCGGCTGAACGCGCGCGCATGCCTCACGCTGGTTGTCTGCGCGCTGTCGCTGTTCGTGGTGGAGACGGCCCGGGCCCAGGAGGCCCAGGACCCGGCTCCCAAGACCCGGACGAAGGCCTCGCGCAAGCGCGCGGCCACCACGCCGGGCACGAAGGCCGCCACCCCGGGCGCGAAGTCCGCGGCGCCGGGGACGAAGCCTCCGCGCACGGCGAAGACGCGCCGGGGCGCGAAGACGCCGCCTCCGCCGGTGGAGCCGGAGCCCATTCCCGGAGAGGACCCCGCCGCGCAGGAGCCGGTGCTCGCCACCGAGCCGCCGCCCGCGCAGCCCGCTCCCGTGGCCGGCCCTGCCGTCGGCCCGTCCGTGGCGGATCCGATGCCCGTGGCCTCGCCCGGGACGCCCGCCTCGACGTCGCCCTATGACGGGCCGTTGACCTCCGACATCCCGTCCAACCCGCAGCCCGCGCCCGCGCTGGGTGCCGGCGCGATGCTGCCGGCGTCGCAGCCCCGGACGGCCGACAACGTCCCGGACCGCGCGCCCTTCACGCAGCCCACGTCGGACCGCGCGCTGCCCCCGCCCTCCAGCCTCTCCGGCCTGGACGGCCCGGACCTGGGCGGCGGCGACGACCTGGAGAAGAACATCAACCTGGCGCTGAGCGAGGCCGTCGTCACCACGGCGTCCAAGCGCAGCCAGCGCATCTCCGACGTGCCCCTCACGGTGTCGTGGATCCCGGCGGAGGAGCTGGAGGGCACCGGCCAGTTCTCGCTCTGCGAGGCCATCCAGTACTTCCCCGGCATGGAGTGCCGCCGGGGCTCCATGCGCAAGGCGGCGGTGAGCGCGCGCGGCCTGGGCTCCAACTACCTGTCCAACCGCCTGCTGCTCCTCAAGGACGGCCGTCCGCTGACGGACCCCTGGACGGGCCAGTTCTACGCGGATGAGACGACGCCGATGACCAACCTCAAGCAGGTGGAGGTCATCCGCGGCCCGGGTTCGTCGCTCTACGGCTCCAACGCCTTCAGCGGCGTCATCAACATCATCGAGCGCCAGCCCGCGGACCTCATCGCCAAGGGCCAGAACGTGGGCGCCGACGCGCGCATCCTCGCGGGCCAGGACAAGACGTGGCGCCTGCAGACCAACGTCGCCGGCCGCGGCGGGCCGGTGGAGGCGCTGCTCGGCTACTACGGCTTCGGCTCGGACGGCCCGCAGCTCTTCAACAACCAGCAGCTGGGCCAGACGGACACCAACGAGGACTCGCTGGTGCACCAGGTGAACGGCAAGGTCCGCGTGGGGCCGCTCGCGCTGGACGCGGACTTCACCGACGGCAACATCGGCCGGCCCGGTGGCCAGAACATCTCCACCGTGGGCAACTGCGGCCGCTGCCACTACACCGCGCAGGACAACGAGCACGTCCAGAACCTGAACGCCGCCCTGCAGCTGGATCAGCAGGTGACGGACAACGTGCGCGTGTTCGCGCAGGCCTACACGTTCTTCAAGCGCCGCAACGTGACGCTGGAGAACGAGATCACCGGCGCGCTGGAGGACACGCTGGGCAAGCGCAGCCGCCTGGGCGGTGAGGCGCGCGCGCTGTTCTCCCTGGACAAGCTGTCCGTCACCGTGGGCGGCGACGTGAAGGCCGACCAGGTGAACAACCAGAACGTGCTGCCCGGCCTGACCCTGGACGACACGAAGCAGACCATCCTGGGCGGCTTCGTGGACGCCGAGTACCGCATCACGGACCGCGTGGTCGTGGGCGCGGGCGCCCGCTACGACAGCTACCAGATCCCCTCCAAGGTCTGGGAGGCGAAGACGGACCAGGTGTCCCCGCGCGCCAGCGTCGTGTTCCACGCCATCCCGGAGCTGCTCACGCTGCGCACCAACTACGGCCGCGCCTTCCGCGCGCCCACGCTGGCGGAGCTGGCCATCAACCAGCAGATGTACGCCGCGACGCTGCTGGGCAACCCGGCCCTGCGCGCGGAGACGCTGGACACGGTGGAGGCGGCGGTGGACTTCTGGCCGTTCGACCGCAAGGTGCGCCTGACGGGCACGGGCTTCTACAACCGCGCCCGCAACTTCATCAACCAGGAGCTCCTCTTCGGCTCCACGTCCCAGTTCAAGAACCTGGGTGACGCGCGCGTGGCGGGCTTCGAGGCGGAGGCCGCGGCGCAGGTGCCGTCCCTCAACTCCTCGTTCGACGTGGCCTACCAGTTCCTGGACGCCCAGGCGCTGCCCGTGGGCGGCGGGGCCAGCTACCCGCTGGACTACGCGCCCAGCCACCGCGTCTACCTGCGCGGCCGCACCAACATCGGCAAGTTCGCCTTCGTGGAGCTCTACGGCCTGTTCGTGGGCCCGCGCTTCGACCCGGGCTTCGTGGTGGATGAGAACGCCGGCACCACCACCCGCGTGAAGCTGCCCAGCTACATCACCGCGACCGCGCGTGTGGGCTTCAACGTCCACGAGCGCGTGGCCGTGTCGCTGCTTGGCACGAACCTCTTCAATGCGAAGTATGAGGAGTCCCACGGCTTCCCCGCTCCGCCGCTGGGCGTCTTCACAGAAGTTCGACTCCATTATTAG